One genomic region from Capra hircus breed San Clemente chromosome 18, ASM170441v1, whole genome shotgun sequence encodes:
- the PSMD7 gene encoding 26S proteasome non-ATPase regulatory subunit 7, whose translation MPELAVQKVVVHPLVLLSVVDHFNRIGKVGNQKRVVGVLLGSWQKKVLDVSNSFAVPFDEDDKDDSVWFLDHDYLENMYGMFKKVNARERIVGWYHTGPKLHKNDIAINELMKRYCPNSVLVIIDVKPKDLGLPTEAYISVEEVHDDGTPTSKTFEHVTSEIGAEEAEEVGVEHLLRDIKDTTVGTLSQRITNQVHGLKGLNSKLLDIRGYLEKVATGKLPINHQIIYQLQDVFNLLPDVSLQEFVKAFYLKTNDQMVVVYLASLIRSVVALHNLINNKIANRDAEKKEGQEKEDSKKDRKDDKEKEKEKSDVKKEEKKEKK comes from the exons ATGCCGGAGCTGGCGGTGCAGAAGGTGGTGGTCCACCCCCTGGTGCTGCTCAGTGTGGTGGATCATTTCAATCG aATAGGCAAGGTTGGAAACCAAAAACGTGTTGTTGGTGTGCTTTTGGGGTCATGGCAAAAGAAAGTACTCGATGTATCCAACAGTTTTGCag tTCCTTTTGATGAAGACGACAAAGATGATTCTGTCTGGTTTTTAGACCATGATTACTTGGAAAACATGTATGGAATGTTTAAGAAGGTAAACG CCAGAGAAAGAATAGTTGGGTGGTACCACACAGGCCCTAAACTACACAAGAATGACATCGCCATCAATGAACTCATGAAAAGATACTGCCCTAACTCA GTATTGGTCATCATTGATGTGAAACCAAAGGACCTGGGACTGCCCACAGAAGCATATATTTCGGTGGAAGAAGTTCATGAT GATGGAACTCCAACCTCAAAGACATTTGAGCACGTAACCAGTGAAATTGGAGCAGAGGAAGCTGAGGAAGTCGGAGTTGAACACTTATTACG AGACATCAAAGACACTACAGTGGGCACTCTTTCCCAGCGGATCACAAACCAGGTCCATGGTCTGAAGGGACTCAACTCCAAGCTCCTGGACATCAGGGGCTACCTGGAGAAGGTGGCCACCGGCAAGCTGCCCATCAACCACCAGATCATCTACCAGCTGCAGGACGTCTTCAACCTGCTGCCAGATGTCAGCCTGCAGGAGTTTGTCAAGGCCTTTTACCTGAAGACCAACGATCAGATGGTGGTAGTATATTTGGCCTCACTGATCCGTTCTGTGGTTGCCTTGCACAACCTCATCAACAACAAGATTGCCAACCGGGAcgcagaaaagaaagaagggcaagaaaaggaagacagcaaaaaggacagaaaagatgacaaagagaaagagaaggaaaagagtgatgtaaagaaagaagagaaaaaggagaaaaaataa